Proteins from a genomic interval of Litorilinea aerophila:
- a CDS encoding D-alanine--D-alanine ligase family protein, protein MRVALLANLKKNAPTWPGMSPDRWDDLDSEKTIQAIAEALEAGGHQVTFLEGNITLCETLPQLKPDICFNICEGHFGDAREAQVPAILEMLRIPYTGSKILALALSLDKPMAKRVLTYHGLPTPPFQVFERPDEELDPALSFPLFVKPSREGTGMGVSAASIVQDEAALRQQLRLILERYAQPALVERFIRGREVTVGVVGNLVAPVARRLTPDEGAPRLLQGLTFLPPLEVDLARYPAEEGGVYTNRMKVELADTFHYLCPAPLSPEQVEELNRLTAAVFRVIGCLDVARVDFRLDADDQDRPYILEVNPLPGLNPGYSDLCIEAAAAGWSYEALINRILDEAAARYGLG, encoded by the coding sequence ATGCGTGTCGCTTTGCTGGCCAACCTGAAGAAAAACGCGCCCACCTGGCCAGGGATGTCGCCGGATCGGTGGGACGACCTGGACTCGGAGAAGACCATCCAGGCCATCGCAGAAGCCCTGGAGGCCGGCGGCCATCAGGTGACCTTCCTGGAGGGCAACATCACCCTGTGTGAAACCCTCCCCCAACTCAAGCCGGACATCTGCTTCAACATCTGTGAAGGCCACTTCGGCGACGCCCGGGAAGCCCAGGTGCCGGCCATCCTGGAGATGCTGCGCATTCCCTACACCGGCTCCAAGATCCTGGCCCTGGCGCTTTCCCTGGACAAGCCCATGGCCAAACGGGTGTTGACGTACCACGGCCTGCCCACGCCGCCCTTCCAGGTTTTCGAGCGGCCGGACGAGGAGCTGGACCCCGCCCTCTCCTTCCCCCTCTTCGTCAAGCCCAGCCGGGAAGGCACGGGGATGGGCGTCAGCGCGGCGTCCATCGTCCAGGACGAGGCGGCCCTGCGGCAACAGTTGCGCCTGATCCTGGAACGGTACGCGCAGCCCGCACTGGTGGAGCGCTTCATCCGGGGGCGGGAAGTCACAGTGGGGGTGGTGGGCAACCTGGTGGCCCCGGTGGCCAGGCGGCTCACCCCCGATGAGGGAGCGCCGCGCCTGCTCCAGGGGCTCACCTTCCTCCCGCCCCTGGAGGTGGATCTGGCCCGCTACCCCGCCGAAGAGGGCGGGGTCTACACCAACCGCATGAAGGTGGAGCTGGCCGATACCTTCCACTACCTCTGCCCGGCGCCCCTGAGCCCGGAGCAGGTGGAGGAACTCAACCGGTTGACGGCGGCGGTTTTCCGGGTCATCGGCTGTTTGGATGTGGCCCGGGTGGACTTTCGCCTGGATGCCGACGACCAGGACCGGCCCTACATCCTGGAGGTCAACCCGCTGCCTGGCCTGAACCCCGGCTACTCGGATCTGTGCATCGAGGCCGCCGCGGCCGGCTGGTCGTATGAGGCGCTCATCAACCGCATCCTGGACGAGGCGGCCGCCCGGTATGGGCTGGGATGA
- a CDS encoding N-formylglutamate amidohydrolase, protein MRQAPLPVILSCPHGGLEVPPQVAERLAVDRVTLYNDCDLWVDQLFDFGHPDLQPLIPAGVGSGVLAQVTMPIARALIDANRPPDDLDNPDGAVKSMSSYGVPLYREPLEQELKQQLLDSYWRPYHQALADALHRHAGQVKLLLDCHNMAQVGPSAYHKAGAPRPLICLGNGGDAQGEPRPGVPHVSCPPWLIQAAATLAAELFQDLPLLEPEAGIQPPVVAINDPYPGGYILRAYGPGGPLAPPDAPPAMMIEINRGLFVGNQRADTPMRPPHQERIHAIRERLYRWLLGVLDLLEAGSV, encoded by the coding sequence ATGCGTCAAGCGCCTTTGCCTGTGATTTTGAGCTGCCCCCATGGGGGCCTGGAGGTGCCGCCCCAGGTGGCCGAGCGTCTCGCGGTGGATAGGGTGACCCTCTACAACGACTGTGACCTGTGGGTGGATCAGCTTTTCGATTTCGGCCATCCGGATCTCCAGCCCCTGATCCCGGCAGGAGTGGGGTCCGGCGTGCTGGCCCAGGTGACCATGCCCATCGCCCGGGCCCTCATCGATGCCAACCGGCCACCAGACGACCTGGACAATCCCGATGGGGCCGTCAAGTCCATGTCCAGCTATGGTGTTCCCCTGTACCGCGAGCCCCTCGAGCAGGAGCTCAAGCAGCAACTGCTGGACAGCTACTGGCGCCCCTATCACCAGGCCCTGGCCGACGCCCTCCACCGCCATGCCGGCCAGGTGAAGCTGCTGTTGGATTGCCACAACATGGCCCAGGTAGGCCCCTCGGCCTATCACAAGGCGGGCGCGCCCCGCCCCCTCATCTGCCTGGGCAATGGGGGCGATGCCCAGGGCGAACCCCGCCCGGGAGTGCCCCACGTCTCCTGCCCACCCTGGCTGATCCAGGCCGCGGCCACGCTGGCAGCCGAACTGTTCCAGGATCTCCCCCTGTTGGAACCGGAAGCAGGCATACAGCCACCAGTGGTCGCCATCAACGATCCTTATCCTGGCGGCTACATTCTGCGGGCCTATGGCCCGGGCGGGCCCCTGGCTCCCCCGGATGCCCCACCGGCTATGATGATTGAGATCAACCGTGGTCTCTTCGTGGGCAACCAGCGGGCCGATACACCCATGCGGCCGCCCCATCAGGAGCGCATTCACGCCATCCGCGAGCGGCTATACCGGTGGCTACTCGGCGTGTTGGATCTGCTGGAGGCGGGGTCGGTTTGA
- the hisE gene encoding phosphoribosyl-ATP diphosphatase produces the protein MSQVIDSLFATIESRKGGNAPAGSYTASLFAAGENEILKKIGEEAVEVLIAAKGEGDERVIYEMADLIYHSLVLLSARGLQWSDVEAELARRAR, from the coding sequence ATGAGTCAGGTGATCGACTCCCTCTTTGCCACCATCGAAAGCCGCAAGGGCGGCAACGCGCCCGCCGGCTCTTACACCGCCAGCCTCTTCGCAGCCGGGGAAAATGAGATCCTGAAGAAAATTGGCGAAGAGGCCGTGGAAGTCCTCATCGCCGCCAAAGGGGAGGGGGACGAGCGGGTGATCTACGAGATGGCGGACCTCATCTACCACAGCCTGGTCCTCCTCTCCGCCCGGGGACTCCAGTGGAGCGACGTGGAGGCCGAGTTGGCCCGTCGCGCCCGCTGA
- a CDS encoding biotin transporter BioY, which yields MFDTTIRSLARPRVAAGIGIAFFALLTATTARITIPLPFTPVPITLQVLAVLLSGLVLGARGGAASQLLYLGAILAGAPLSASGMGGPGVFAGPTAGYLVGFVPAAYVTGALVENVREQGWILTLRSFVAGLAGVLVIYLVGMSWLAVVLQDWGQAFWKGVVPFIGVDLAKAVVAALVARGGRYFLDYRSSEDLR from the coding sequence ATGTTCGACACGACCATCCGCAGCCTGGCGCGGCCTCGAGTGGCCGCCGGCATCGGCATCGCCTTCTTTGCCCTGTTAACCGCCACCACCGCGCGCATCACCATCCCTTTGCCCTTTACGCCCGTGCCCATCACCCTGCAGGTGCTGGCCGTTCTGTTGAGTGGCCTGGTGTTGGGCGCGCGTGGCGGCGCAGCCAGCCAGCTCCTCTACCTGGGGGCCATCCTGGCCGGCGCTCCCCTTAGCGCCAGCGGCATGGGCGGCCCGGGTGTCTTTGCCGGCCCCACTGCCGGCTACCTGGTGGGCTTCGTGCCCGCGGCCTACGTGACCGGCGCCCTGGTGGAGAACGTCCGGGAGCAGGGCTGGATACTGACCCTGCGCAGCTTTGTAGCGGGCCTGGCCGGCGTGTTGGTCATCTACCTGGTGGGTATGTCCTGGCTGGCCGTGGTCCTGCAGGACTGGGGGCAGGCCTTCTGGAAGGGGGTGGTGCCCTTCATCGGTGTAGACCTGGCCAAAGCTGTGGTGGCGGCGCTGGTGGCCCGGGGCGGGCGCTATTTTTTGGACTATCGCAGCAGTGAGGATCTCCGTTGA
- the guaB gene encoding IMP dehydrogenase, whose product MSLTAEELTWAAQAYNGDSVEAAAAARFTKEALTFDDVLLVPGYAEKLPAEIDISVRLHERLQLNIPVISAAMDTVTESEMAIALARQGGLGVIHRNLTPEQQASEVDKVKRSESGMIVDPITLSPDATLADAEAVMSRYHISGVPITDEAGRLVGILTNRDIRFADDYRRPIAEYMTRENLITARWGTTLAEAQEILHRYRIEKLPLVDEHGYLKGLITYKDILKRLDYPAAAKDDRGRLLVAGAVGVGEAGLQRAELLVAAGVDGLAIDTAHGHSKGVLQTVRALRRRFPEIPILAGNVVTAAGVRDLVEAGADVVKVGVGAGSICTTRIVSGAGMPQLTAIAECAAAARELGVPIIADGGIRYSGDITKAIAAGASAVMLGSLLAGLHESPGEIVIREGRSFKEYRGMGSLGAMRGRAADRYQSAQNGESASPDISGKTVPEGIEGQVPYKGHLKDFIYQLMGGLRSGMGYVGAEDIPDLWRKARFVRITAASYSESHPHSVIITKEAPNYQIQPVR is encoded by the coding sequence ATGAGCCTCACGGCCGAAGAGTTGACCTGGGCAGCGCAGGCCTACAACGGTGACAGCGTGGAAGCGGCTGCCGCTGCCCGTTTTACAAAAGAAGCCCTCACCTTCGACGATGTCCTGTTGGTGCCCGGCTACGCCGAGAAGCTGCCGGCGGAGATCGACATCAGCGTCCGCCTCCATGAGCGGCTGCAGCTCAACATCCCCGTAATCAGCGCCGCCATGGACACGGTTACCGAGAGCGAAATGGCCATTGCGCTGGCCCGCCAGGGCGGCCTGGGCGTCATCCACCGGAACCTGACGCCGGAGCAGCAGGCCAGCGAAGTGGACAAGGTGAAGCGCAGCGAGAGCGGCATGATCGTGGATCCCATCACCCTCTCGCCCGATGCCACCCTGGCCGACGCGGAGGCGGTCATGAGCCGCTACCACATCAGCGGCGTGCCCATCACCGACGAAGCGGGCCGCCTGGTGGGGATCCTGACCAACCGGGATATCCGCTTTGCCGATGACTACCGCCGCCCCATCGCCGAGTACATGACCCGGGAGAATCTCATCACCGCCCGCTGGGGCACCACCCTGGCCGAGGCCCAGGAGATCCTCCACCGCTACCGCATCGAAAAGCTGCCCCTGGTGGATGAACACGGCTATCTGAAGGGCCTGATCACCTACAAGGACATCCTCAAGCGCCTGGACTACCCGGCCGCGGCCAAGGATGACCGGGGGCGGCTGCTGGTGGCTGGCGCCGTGGGCGTGGGCGAGGCCGGCCTGCAGCGGGCCGAGCTGCTGGTGGCGGCCGGCGTGGACGGCCTGGCCATCGACACCGCCCATGGCCACAGCAAAGGCGTCCTGCAGACTGTGCGAGCCCTGCGCCGCCGCTTCCCGGAGATCCCCATCCTGGCCGGCAACGTGGTCACCGCGGCCGGCGTGCGGGATCTGGTGGAAGCGGGCGCGGATGTGGTGAAAGTGGGCGTCGGTGCGGGCTCCATCTGCACCACCCGCATCGTCAGCGGCGCCGGCATGCCCCAGTTGACTGCCATCGCCGAGTGTGCCGCGGCTGCCCGGGAGCTGGGCGTCCCCATCATCGCCGACGGCGGCATCCGGTACAGCGGGGACATCACCAAGGCCATCGCCGCCGGCGCTTCTGCCGTCATGTTGGGCAGCCTGCTGGCCGGCCTCCACGAGTCGCCCGGCGAGATCGTGATCCGGGAAGGGCGCTCGTTCAAGGAGTACCGGGGCATGGGCAGCCTGGGCGCCATGCGCGGCCGGGCCGCAGATCGCTACCAGAGTGCCCAGAACGGTGAGTCGGCCAGCCCGGACATCAGCGGGAAGACCGTGCCCGAAGGCATCGAAGGCCAGGTCCCCTACAAGGGCCATCTCAAGGACTTCATCTACCAGTTGATGGGCGGCCTGCGCAGCGGGATGGGCTATGTGGGTGCCGAGGATATCCCCGACCTCTGGCGCAAGGCCCGCTTTGTGCGCATCACCGCCGCCAGCTACAGCGAGAGCCACCCCCACAGCGTGATCATCACCAAGGAAGCGCCCAACTATCAGATCCAGCCCGTACGCTAA
- the hisI gene encoding phosphoribosyl-AMP cyclohydrolase, giving the protein MEISQPSFQPLRHVDQRLDVDELLSLVRYNEQGLVPAIVQDGRSGQVLMMAWMNETSLRQTLEIGETVFWSRSRQTLWHKGATSGHTQRVTAICVDCDGDTLLLLVEPAGPACHTGAVSCFYRGLAQP; this is encoded by the coding sequence ATGGAAATCTCTCAGCCTTCCTTTCAGCCTTTGCGCCATGTGGATCAGCGTCTGGACGTTGACGAGCTGTTGTCGTTGGTGCGCTACAACGAGCAGGGGCTGGTCCCCGCCATCGTCCAGGATGGGCGCAGCGGCCAGGTGCTGATGATGGCGTGGATGAACGAGACCAGCCTGCGCCAGACCCTGGAGATCGGCGAAACGGTCTTCTGGAGCCGCAGCCGGCAGACCCTCTGGCACAAAGGGGCCACCAGCGGCCACACCCAGCGGGTCACCGCCATCTGCGTGGACTGCGACGGCGACACCCTGCTCCTGCTGGTGGAGCCGGCCGGCCCCGCCTGCCACACCGGCGCAGTCAGCTGCTTCTATCGCGGCCTGGCCCAGCCGTAA
- the kamA gene encoding lysine 2,3-aminomutase: MQTQHAESQEPPSSGQTPPAPWQDVPLDRWRDWRWQLSHRLNTVEDFARVIRLTPDEMVGLSAPGRFRVDVTPYFASLMDPDDPNCPIRRQIIPTGQELVPFDSEMVDSLNEEGHSPVPGLVHRYPDRVLMLVTTQCASYCRYCTRSRIVGNPAAQFSRRDYDAQIDYIARTPQIRDVLLSGGDPLTIPQAILEDILRRLRAIPHVEIVRIGTRVPCFLPQRITPELVAMLRQYHPLWMNVHFNHPKEITPEVSKALGRLADAGIPLGCQSVLLAGVNDCPNIIKELCHKLVMNRVRPYYLYQCDLVHGAGHFRTPVAVGIEIMEALRGHTSGYAIPTYVIDAPGGGGKIPVMPNYVISQSADRVVVRNYEGFMSAYSQPQHYTRHDPNTCPTCRRYAALHPEEGQEGVAALLSGQRLAIAPEGFTITHQRLTHLTAAGLPAPEAAPPSASLAGGHNGHSQPAPDRQDPVPLW; encoded by the coding sequence ATGCAAACCCAACACGCAGAATCCCAGGAGCCTCCCAGTTCGGGCCAGACTCCGCCCGCTCCCTGGCAGGACGTCCCCCTGGACCGGTGGCGTGACTGGCGGTGGCAGCTCAGCCATCGCCTCAACACCGTGGAAGACTTCGCCCGGGTCATCCGCCTGACACCCGACGAGATGGTCGGCCTGTCGGCGCCCGGGCGTTTTCGCGTCGACGTCACCCCCTACTTCGCCAGCCTGATGGACCCCGACGACCCCAATTGCCCCATCCGCCGGCAGATCATCCCCACCGGCCAGGAGCTGGTGCCCTTCGACTCGGAGATGGTGGACTCCCTGAACGAGGAGGGCCATTCGCCCGTGCCCGGTCTGGTGCACCGCTACCCCGATCGGGTCCTCATGCTGGTGACCACCCAGTGCGCCAGCTACTGCCGCTACTGCACCCGCAGCCGCATCGTGGGGAACCCCGCGGCCCAGTTCAGCCGGCGAGACTACGACGCCCAGATCGATTACATCGCCCGCACGCCCCAGATTCGGGATGTGCTCCTCTCCGGCGGCGATCCCCTGACCATTCCCCAGGCCATCCTGGAGGACATCCTGCGCCGGCTGCGGGCCATCCCCCACGTGGAGATTGTGCGCATCGGCACCCGGGTGCCCTGCTTCCTGCCCCAGCGCATCACGCCGGAGCTGGTGGCCATGCTGCGGCAGTACCACCCCCTCTGGATGAACGTCCACTTCAACCACCCCAAGGAGATCACGCCGGAAGTCTCCAAGGCCCTGGGCCGCCTGGCCGACGCGGGCATCCCCCTGGGCTGCCAGAGCGTCCTGCTGGCCGGGGTCAACGACTGCCCCAACATCATCAAGGAGCTCTGCCACAAGCTGGTCATGAACCGGGTGCGGCCCTACTACCTGTACCAGTGCGACCTGGTCCACGGCGCCGGCCACTTCCGCACGCCGGTGGCCGTGGGCATCGAAATCATGGAGGCCCTGCGGGGGCACACCTCCGGCTACGCCATCCCCACCTACGTCATCGACGCACCGGGGGGCGGCGGCAAGATCCCGGTCATGCCCAACTACGTCATCAGCCAGTCGGCCGACCGGGTGGTGGTGCGCAACTACGAGGGGTTCATGAGCGCCTATAGCCAGCCCCAACACTACACCCGCCACGATCCCAACACCTGCCCCACCTGCCGGCGCTACGCGGCCCTGCACCCGGAAGAGGGCCAGGAAGGGGTGGCGGCCCTCCTCTCCGGCCAGAGGCTGGCCATCGCCCCGGAGGGCTTTACCATCACCCACCAGCGCCTGACCCACCTGACCGCTGCCGGCCTGCCTGCCCCGGAAGCGGCACCCCCCTCTGCGTCTCTGGCGGGGGGCCACAATGGACACAGCCAGCCCGCGCCGGACAGGCAAGATCCTGTCCCCCTCTGGTGA
- a CDS encoding adenylosuccinate synthase, protein MSVTAVVGAQWGDEGKGRIIDYLAQQADVVIRFQGGDNAGHTVINQYGKHALHLIPSGIFNPNTQNIIGSGCVVNPGALLDEMAQLEAAGVDLSNLWISARAQMVMPYHRLLDELEEAARGEDTIGTTKRGIGPAYADKAARAGLRIGDLLQPEWLESRLDNALRTVNRKIEILGGEPVDGQELYELCMAYRQKLATRIVDTVPLLRRAVQERRSILLEGQLGVMRDLDWGIYPYVTSSNPTAAYASSGAGLPARAIDRVIGVVKAYSTAVGDGPFPVELHDADGERLRELGGEYGATTGRPRRCGWFDGVAIGYAAWLNGMTGLAITKLDVLDTFETIKICVGYRLPSGEVITDSMPDTPVLFQVTPVYEEWPGWQTSTQACRRWADLPPAAQAYIRRLSELAGVKVDYVSVGPERDQMFEVDAVFTTAAAPASR, encoded by the coding sequence ATGTCAGTAACCGCAGTGGTGGGTGCCCAGTGGGGCGATGAGGGAAAAGGTCGCATCATCGATTATCTGGCCCAGCAGGCCGATGTGGTGATCCGGTTCCAGGGGGGAGACAACGCCGGCCATACGGTCATCAACCAGTACGGCAAACACGCCCTGCACCTGATCCCCAGTGGCATCTTCAATCCCAACACCCAGAACATCATTGGCTCGGGCTGCGTGGTTAACCCCGGCGCTCTGCTGGATGAGATGGCCCAGCTGGAAGCGGCAGGGGTCGATCTGAGCAACCTCTGGATCAGCGCCCGGGCCCAGATGGTGATGCCATACCACCGACTGTTGGATGAACTGGAAGAAGCCGCCCGGGGCGAGGATACCATCGGCACCACCAAGCGGGGCATCGGGCCGGCCTACGCGGACAAGGCGGCCCGCGCTGGCCTGCGCATCGGCGACCTGCTGCAGCCGGAATGGCTGGAGAGCCGCCTGGACAATGCCCTGCGCACGGTCAACCGCAAGATTGAGATCCTGGGTGGAGAACCGGTGGACGGTCAGGAACTCTACGAGCTTTGCATGGCCTATCGCCAGAAGCTGGCCACCCGCATCGTGGATACCGTCCCCCTGCTGCGCCGTGCCGTCCAGGAGCGGCGCTCCATCCTGCTGGAAGGGCAGCTGGGCGTCATGCGGGATCTGGACTGGGGCATCTACCCCTACGTGACCAGCAGCAATCCCACCGCGGCCTATGCCAGCTCCGGCGCCGGCCTGCCTGCCCGGGCCATTGACCGGGTTATCGGCGTGGTCAAGGCCTACAGCACCGCGGTGGGGGACGGCCCCTTCCCGGTCGAACTGCACGATGCCGACGGCGAACGGCTGCGGGAACTGGGGGGCGAATACGGCGCCACCACCGGCCGTCCCCGCCGGTGTGGCTGGTTCGACGGGGTGGCCATCGGCTACGCGGCCTGGCTCAACGGCATGACCGGCCTGGCCATCACCAAGCTGGATGTCCTGGATACCTTCGAGACCATTAAAATCTGTGTGGGGTATCGACTGCCCAGCGGCGAAGTGATCACCGATTCCATGCCGGACACGCCGGTCCTCTTCCAGGTGACCCCGGTCTACGAGGAGTGGCCGGGCTGGCAGACTTCCACCCAGGCGTGCCGCCGCTGGGCCGACCTGCCGCCGGCCGCCCAGGCCTACATCCGGCGGCTGAGCGAGCTGGCCGGGGTGAAGGTGGACTACGTCTCCGTAGGGCCGGAGCGGGACCAGATGTTCGAAGTGGACGCTGTCTTCACGACTGCGGCCGCGCCTGCCTCACGGTAA
- a CDS encoding SDR family NAD(P)-dependent oxidoreductase, whose product MNARHRRFEGKVALVTGSSTGIGAAIATQLAQEGAAVGLVGRRAHLLEAKAAELRAAGHEVVAVPGDISTDAQAIVQVVVDRFGRLDVLVNNAAVSAGMGVEEMPFEAWRHVMAINLDGAFAMVQAAVPHLIASRGNILHISSISSIAGEFDDAAYAASKAGLEGLSRKLALELARLGVRSNVIRPGLIRTEAFEGMPEDFFKAQLPLIPLGTIGQPEDIARAVAFLCSDEARFITGAVLTIDGGESAK is encoded by the coding sequence TTGAACGCCCGGCACAGGCGCTTTGAAGGCAAGGTCGCCCTGGTCACGGGCAGCAGCACCGGGATCGGCGCAGCCATTGCCACCCAGCTGGCCCAGGAGGGCGCGGCGGTCGGCCTGGTGGGGCGCCGTGCCCATCTCCTGGAGGCCAAGGCGGCGGAGCTGCGGGCGGCGGGCCATGAAGTGGTGGCGGTGCCGGGGGATATCTCCACCGACGCCCAGGCCATCGTCCAGGTGGTGGTGGACCGCTTCGGTCGGCTGGATGTGTTGGTGAACAACGCAGCCGTCTCCGCGGGTATGGGTGTGGAGGAGATGCCCTTCGAGGCCTGGCGTCACGTGATGGCCATCAACCTGGATGGCGCCTTTGCCATGGTCCAGGCGGCCGTGCCCCACCTGATTGCCAGCCGGGGCAACATCCTGCACATCAGCAGCATCAGCAGCATCGCCGGCGAATTCGACGATGCTGCCTATGCCGCCAGCAAGGCCGGGCTGGAGGGGCTCAGCCGCAAACTGGCCCTGGAGCTGGCCCGGCTGGGCGTTCGCTCCAACGTGATCCGGCCCGGCCTGATCCGAACGGAAGCCTTTGAGGGCATGCCGGAAGATTTCTTCAAGGCCCAATTGCCCCTGATCCCGTTGGGCACTATCGGCCAGCCCGAGGACATCGCCCGGGCCGTGGCTTTTCTCTGTTCTGATGAAGCCCGCTTCATCACCGGGGCCGTCTTGACCATCGATGGCGGCGAATCGGCCAAGTAG
- a CDS encoding alpha/beta fold hydrolase gives MLLLHGSFASSRWWEPFLNILPNEILAVAPDLRGCGQSDKSETGYAIEEQAEDVWALVQALEWDEFDLVGHSSGGAIAMEFALQHMERLHSLILVDSAPAEGVFTPVDAYVLLERMKTDPELLREGLKVLMPTWHDDEGDPERRRFLDQLVADAQQMAPAAFTAIADALGRWNRFHEVRHLTLPTLLIWGDQDEIVDRDATTRTLIAIPGAANLEILRQVGHSPMIEAPVALAERMIDFITDEFEEYEAIREMAEEEE, from the coding sequence ATGCTCCTCCTCCACGGCAGTTTCGCCAGCAGCCGCTGGTGGGAACCCTTCCTGAACATCCTCCCCAATGAAATCCTGGCCGTCGCGCCCGATCTGCGGGGCTGCGGCCAGAGCGACAAGAGCGAAACCGGCTATGCCATTGAGGAACAGGCCGAGGACGTCTGGGCTCTGGTCCAGGCCCTGGAATGGGACGAGTTCGATCTGGTCGGCCATTCCAGCGGCGGCGCCATCGCCATGGAATTTGCCCTGCAGCACATGGAGCGCCTCCACAGCCTGATCCTGGTGGACAGTGCGCCGGCCGAGGGCGTTTTCACGCCGGTGGATGCCTATGTTCTGTTGGAACGCATGAAAACCGACCCTGAATTACTACGCGAAGGACTCAAGGTGTTGATGCCCACCTGGCACGACGATGAAGGCGATCCAGAGCGCCGGCGCTTCCTAGATCAACTAGTGGCGGATGCCCAACAGATGGCGCCGGCTGCCTTCACCGCCATCGCCGACGCCTTAGGCCGGTGGAACCGATTCCACGAGGTTCGCCACCTGACCCTGCCCACCCTCCTCATCTGGGGCGACCAGGATGAGATCGTGGATCGGGACGCCACTACCCGCACCCTGATCGCCATTCCCGGCGCGGCGAATCTGGAGATCCTGCGCCAGGTGGGCCACAGCCCCATGATTGAGGCACCGGTGGCCCTGGCCGAACGGATGATTGACTTTATCACCGACGAATTCGAGGAATACGAAGCCATCCGAGAGATGGCTGAAGAGGAGGAGTGA
- a CDS encoding TrkH family potassium uptake protein, with protein MNTAAEPQSDSHEPEEQRPAGAGPAADRRRPPRLPYQHKIPIVEEELELLDDETPDVIPLKRRREWMSGPWVLIFGFAFIILIGTVLLKLPWSAAPGKTITWSEALFTSTSATTVTGLVVRNTAQDFSFFGQLVILFLLQVGGVGFISFSVLLFRLIGRRITLQTRFIVQQSLGTSRVSGALDLALYVLGVTLSLEAVGALLLYLRWRSHLPEGEALWYAIFHAISSYCNAGFDLFSGTEAGVLFGFGTDWFTLLVMGVLILLGGFGITVMYDLWSYRFDRTLGLNTRLTLILALVLTVTGTAIVMIDPNLHRNLFPDLSWGKRFAVGLFTVVSARTAGLTILPLDQLSEGSQLIIMLWMFIGGAPASMAGGVSTSTVAVLLVAVLATARGHSAAVSFQRTLPNETIAKAVAIMTVSTLLVTVVTLILSLRHEGDIFTVGFEVVSAFANAGYSLDFTSKLDAVGRYLIAFTMFWGRLGPLTIVVALAQSEQPTLIRYPEEPVILG; from the coding sequence ATGAACACCGCAGCCGAGCCCCAATCCGATTCTCACGAGCCCGAAGAGCAGCGGCCGGCAGGAGCCGGGCCAGCAGCCGACCGACGGCGCCCGCCTCGGCTCCCCTACCAGCACAAGATACCCATTGTCGAAGAGGAACTGGAGCTACTGGACGATGAGACACCCGACGTCATTCCGCTGAAGCGTCGGCGGGAGTGGATGTCCGGCCCCTGGGTCCTGATCTTCGGCTTCGCCTTCATCATCCTGATCGGCACCGTGCTGTTGAAGTTGCCCTGGTCCGCAGCGCCGGGGAAGACCATCACCTGGTCAGAGGCCCTGTTCACATCCACCAGTGCCACCACCGTGACCGGCCTGGTGGTTCGCAACACCGCCCAGGACTTCTCCTTCTTCGGACAGTTGGTCATCCTCTTTCTGCTACAGGTGGGAGGCGTTGGTTTCATCTCGTTCAGCGTCCTCCTCTTTCGGCTGATCGGGCGGCGCATCACCCTGCAGACTCGCTTCATCGTACAGCAGAGCCTGGGCACCAGCCGGGTCAGCGGCGCCCTGGACCTGGCCCTGTACGTGCTGGGGGTCACCCTCTCCCTGGAAGCTGTGGGGGCTTTGCTCCTCTACCTGCGCTGGCGCAGCCATTTGCCCGAGGGTGAGGCCCTGTGGTACGCCATCTTCCACGCCATCAGCAGTTACTGCAACGCGGGCTTCGATCTCTTCTCCGGGACAGAGGCGGGCGTGCTCTTCGGTTTCGGCACCGACTGGTTCACCCTCCTGGTGATGGGAGTATTGATCCTGTTGGGCGGGTTCGGCATCACCGTCATGTACGACCTCTGGAGCTACCGTTTTGACCGCACCCTGGGGCTGAATACCCGCCTGACCCTGATCCTGGCCCTGGTTCTGACGGTGACCGGCACGGCCATTGTGATGATCGACCCCAACCTGCACCGCAACCTCTTCCCGGACCTGAGCTGGGGCAAGCGCTTCGCCGTGGGGCTCTTTACGGTGGTCTCCGCGCGCACGGCCGGCCTGACGATTCTACCCCTGGATCAGCTGAGCGAAGGCTCCCAGCTTATCATCATGCTCTGGATGTTCATCGGCGGCGCGCCGGCCAGCATGGCAGGGGGCGTCAGCACCAGCACCGTGGCCGTGTTGCTGGTGGCGGTGCTGGCCACGGCCCGAGGGCACTCGGCGGCGGTCTCCTTTCAGCGCACCCTGCCCAACGAGACCATCGCCAAGGCGGTGGCCATCATGACGGTGAGCACCCTGCTGGTTACGGTGGTTACCCTGATCCTTTCCCTGCGCCACGAAGGCGACATCTTCACCGTCGGCTTCGAAGTGGTGAGCGCCTTTGCCAACGCAGGCTATTCCCTGGATTTCACCAGCAAGCTCGACGCGGTGGGCCGCTACCTGATCGCGTTCACCATGTTCTGGGGGCGCCTGGGCCCCCTTACCATCGTGGTGGCCCTAGCCCAGAGCGAGCAGCCGACCCTGATCCGCTATCCGGAAGAACCGGTGATTTTGGGGTAA